AAACTATAAAGAATTAGTCGGGATTTTGATTCGCACTTGCGCACAAAGCTGTTCGTATCGTTTTCGAAACACTTCGTTCGGAATCCGTTCTTCTCCTTTTCTTCTTAGGTCGGCCAGAAGCCCGTTGACAAAATACATTCCGATTTCGCCTTTGTTTTTGGCCGGTACGGCGCAACGATCAAAATTAGAATCTTTTAACAGGATAAAAAAACGTCACGAGTCCGATCGAAACCCGATTTGTTTCACATTTGCTTTCTGTAATGAAGAGCCACGGCGCCGGATTGAAACGTTTCCGAACCCAGAAATTCAAGCCTCAAAACCTCCGGAAGATGTACGGCGTTAAACAAGCGCGGTCCCTTTCCGGCAACAACCGGATGAACCACAAAACGATACTCATCGATCAAACGATGTTCCGTAAGCTGGGAGGCTATGCTTAAACTGCCGACGGCAATGTCTTTTCCAGATTGTCGCTTTAACGCAAGCGCTTCTTCCGCAAGATTTGTGCGAACGATTCTCGTGTTTGTCCCGGGCGCTTCGGTCAATGTGGTTGAGAATACAACTTTTTCGAGCGAATCAAAAACTCGCGCAAAATCGTTGGTTGCTTGCGATTCAGATTGGCTCTTGGCGATGTCGGGCCAATAAGGAACCATAAGCTGATACGTGATTCGGCCATAGAGGATGACGCTCGTAGTGCGCAAAAAATCCGCAAAATATTCATGCAACCTTTCGTCGGCGATCATGCCCGTATGGCTGCAATTTCCGTCGGTCGTCATATTGATTGCAAAAATAATTTTTCTCATAGGCAGTTTATATTTCTTTCGTTGAAAAGTTCAAGCATCAATTGATCGGACTTTACTTTCCGGGGTGTCGAGTCAGAAGAAGACGTTGAGAAATCGCGGCGTTTGATTCGACATGGCGAAGATTTAAGAAAAGAAAATTAAAAGAACCGTTTTAAAATCACTTACTCATCGCAAGAATTCAATTGCATTCAGTCGTAATCGCCGGATCCAAAGGGAACGAATTTTTTTCGATCTCCTTCTTCGGTTATATGCCGACTTGATTCCAATCGTGGCAATCTATCTTTACAATTCGTTCACGGTAAAGAAGCGATAGAAATATCGTAAATGCGAGTATATGCTCATGTGCTTATAGATCGACACAAGTACTCATCCGGAATGTATCCGCAAAACGATAACCATGTGCTTTGAAAGTTTAGCGTTTTAAAATATAACTTTCCGATCGCCATAAGACAACTCCTTCTATACGGTTTTGCCACATTTTAAATGAATTTCACCCTCCTCCATTTTTAGTTAGATATAAAACGAATTGAGCGCGAATAATTTCGTAAAATCACTATCGAGTTTATAAACTCGATAGTGCGCAATCCGAGATTCAACTAAAATCGAACCAATCGAAAAACGATCCAAGAGGTTATATATGTCGTTCGATATTTATTTTGCGAGTGCGATCCAGTATATTGTATTAGGTTCAATTTATTATTATAAAAGAAAGAGGCCTTTCCACAAGAAACAAGCCTTGATCCTTATTTTTATCGGTTTCAATCTGCTTATTTTTTCGAATCAGTCTCAAATGACGGACAAGATTCTACAATCTATAGGGAACTTTCTTTACTCCTTCTTCACCATAGCCGGAAGCATTATCATCTATACCGTCTGCAAAGAATCGTTCGAATTCACCGAGATGAAAAGAAACGATTCTCCTCTCAAGACCGAATTAAAAAGGGAACTACTTCTTATCGGGACCATATCTTTGATTTTTAGCGCGACGATCATCTATTTTTGGCATAATTCCGAAACTAAAACCCTGCCGAATCTCTTTGCTACAGTCAGCGGCGTTTCAATCACGATTCTAACGTTCTATTGTCTTTACGTTCAGTTTTTCATTAAGAGTTATTACGTAAAGAAAGGGCTTAAACTGATCTATTTTCTCATCGCCCTTATGCTGGTA
The window above is part of the Leptospira sanjuanensis genome. Proteins encoded here:
- a CDS encoding dihydrofolate reductase family protein is translated as MRKIIFAINMTTDGNCSHTGMIADERLHEYFADFLRTTSVILYGRITYQLMVPYWPDIAKSQSESQATNDFARVFDSLEKVVFSTTLTEAPGTNTRIVRTNLAEEALALKRQSGKDIAVGSLSIASQLTEHRLIDEYRFVVHPVVAGKGPRLFNAVHLPEVLRLEFLGSETFQSGAVALHYRKQM